Proteins encoded by one window of Lates calcarifer isolate ASB-BC8 linkage group LG7_1, TLL_Latcal_v3, whole genome shotgun sequence:
- the zfp36l1b gene encoding mRNA decay activator protein ZFP36L1b isoform X1 → MTATVISSFLEYREVSNKNNKMFNYSSNNSLGGPQLTSVPCSSANLSSCTPTGSLLDRKVVGAPSAGGLFQRRHSVSLSSTKFNQNQFVNSLKTDPSVLLGSSCSGNNKENRFRERSYSELGDRLRPSGQACASGSSQVNSSRYKTELCRPYEENGTCKYGDKCQFAHGMHELRSLSRHPKYKTELCRTFHTIGFCPYGPRCHFIHNAEERRGPPPLSAFNKMERPRLQHSFSFAGFSSSGGPQDSPTSVTPPPVFSTEDLTEWQSNPFTYSSQELTSLFGPSLGPPPVSEPQGLAPPSPTTPCFFQPTSESPPSPPDSLSDQEGYQSSIGSQSGSESPLLDASRRLPIFSRLSVSDD, encoded by the exons ATGACAGCAActgtcatttcttctttcctgGAATATAGAGAAGTCTCCAACAAG AACAATAAGATGTTTAactacagcagcaacaacagtctTGGTGGACCTCAGCTGACGTCTGTCCCATGCTCCAGTGCCAACCTCTCCTCCTGCACCCCCACAGGGTCTCTGCTGGACAGGAAGGTGGTGGGGGCCCCCTCTGCAGGAGGCCTGTTCCAACGCCgtcactcagtcagtctctcCAGTACAAAGTTCAACCAGAATCAGTTCGTAAACAGCCTTAAAACGGATCCCTCAGTGTTGTtgggcagcagctgcagtggcAACAACAAGGAGAACCGTTTCCGTGAGCGCTCTTACTCAGAGCTGGGTGACAGACTGCGCCCCAGTGGTCAGGCATGTGCAAGTGGAAGCAGCCAAGTCAACTCGAGTCGATATAAAACGGAGCTGTGCCGGCCCTATGAGGAGAATGGCACATGCAAGTACGGTGATAAGTGCCAATTTGCCCATGGCATGCATGAGCTGCGCAGCTTGAGCCGTCACCCAAAATACAAGACTGAGCTGTGCCGCACCTTCCACACCATCGGATTCTGCCCATACGGCCCCCGCTGCCACTTCATCCACAATGCAGAGGAGCGGCGCGggccccctcccctctctgccttcaACAAGATGGAGCGCCCTCGGCTGCAGCACAGCTTCAGCTTCGCCGGTTTCTCCAGCTCTGGCGGCCCACAGGACAGCCCCACTTCAGTCACACCTCCACCTGTGTTCTCCACTGAAGACCTGACCGAGTGGCAGAGCAATCCCTTCACCTACTCCAGTCAAGAGCTTACCAGCCTGTTTGGCCCAAGCCTGGGTCCCCCGCCTGTGTCTGAGCCTCAAGGTCTGGCCCCGCCTTCCCCAACCACACCCTGCTTTTTTCAACCCACATCGGAGAGCCCCCCCAGCCCTCCAGACTCTCTGTCTGACCAGGAGGGATACCAGAGCAGCATTGGCAGCCAGAGTGGCTCTGAGTCCCCCCTCCTGGATGCCTCCCGCCGCCTCCCCATTTTCAGCaggctctctgtctctgatgaTTAA
- the zfp36l1b gene encoding mRNA decay activator protein ZFP36L1b isoform X2 has product MFNYSSNNSLGGPQLTSVPCSSANLSSCTPTGSLLDRKVVGAPSAGGLFQRRHSVSLSSTKFNQNQFVNSLKTDPSVLLGSSCSGNNKENRFRERSYSELGDRLRPSGQACASGSSQVNSSRYKTELCRPYEENGTCKYGDKCQFAHGMHELRSLSRHPKYKTELCRTFHTIGFCPYGPRCHFIHNAEERRGPPPLSAFNKMERPRLQHSFSFAGFSSSGGPQDSPTSVTPPPVFSTEDLTEWQSNPFTYSSQELTSLFGPSLGPPPVSEPQGLAPPSPTTPCFFQPTSESPPSPPDSLSDQEGYQSSIGSQSGSESPLLDASRRLPIFSRLSVSDD; this is encoded by the coding sequence ATGTTTAactacagcagcaacaacagtctTGGTGGACCTCAGCTGACGTCTGTCCCATGCTCCAGTGCCAACCTCTCCTCCTGCACCCCCACAGGGTCTCTGCTGGACAGGAAGGTGGTGGGGGCCCCCTCTGCAGGAGGCCTGTTCCAACGCCgtcactcagtcagtctctcCAGTACAAAGTTCAACCAGAATCAGTTCGTAAACAGCCTTAAAACGGATCCCTCAGTGTTGTtgggcagcagctgcagtggcAACAACAAGGAGAACCGTTTCCGTGAGCGCTCTTACTCAGAGCTGGGTGACAGACTGCGCCCCAGTGGTCAGGCATGTGCAAGTGGAAGCAGCCAAGTCAACTCGAGTCGATATAAAACGGAGCTGTGCCGGCCCTATGAGGAGAATGGCACATGCAAGTACGGTGATAAGTGCCAATTTGCCCATGGCATGCATGAGCTGCGCAGCTTGAGCCGTCACCCAAAATACAAGACTGAGCTGTGCCGCACCTTCCACACCATCGGATTCTGCCCATACGGCCCCCGCTGCCACTTCATCCACAATGCAGAGGAGCGGCGCGggccccctcccctctctgccttcaACAAGATGGAGCGCCCTCGGCTGCAGCACAGCTTCAGCTTCGCCGGTTTCTCCAGCTCTGGCGGCCCACAGGACAGCCCCACTTCAGTCACACCTCCACCTGTGTTCTCCACTGAAGACCTGACCGAGTGGCAGAGCAATCCCTTCACCTACTCCAGTCAAGAGCTTACCAGCCTGTTTGGCCCAAGCCTGGGTCCCCCGCCTGTGTCTGAGCCTCAAGGTCTGGCCCCGCCTTCCCCAACCACACCCTGCTTTTTTCAACCCACATCGGAGAGCCCCCCCAGCCCTCCAGACTCTCTGTCTGACCAGGAGGGATACCAGAGCAGCATTGGCAGCCAGAGTGGCTCTGAGTCCCCCCTCCTGGATGCCTCCCGCCGCCTCCCCATTTTCAGCaggctctctgtctctgatgaTTAA